The Desulfovibrio sp. JC022 genomic sequence ATTTAAGCCACAATCTCTGCTCGTCTGACTTTATACTCAAATGCACAGGGCGGTTCAGCCCGGATAATCCTTTTGAACGTATTGTGGAAAACTTGAGTCAGGCTTGCCAGTAACCAAATTCCAAACGGAGTCTTTTCCATGGCCACTACCTTTGAAGTCAACAAGACAATCAGTGAAATCAATGAACGAATCAAAAAAGGTAAGGCTGTAGTCGTCAATGCTGAAGAAATGGTCGAAATCGTCCGTTCCAAAGGCAAGGTTGAAGCAGCCAAAGAGATAGATGTTGTTACCACCGGGACTTTTTCTCCCATGTGCTCTTCCGGTATGTTTTTCAATATCGGGCAGGTTCCGCCGCTGATGAAGACTTCACAGGTCTGGCTGAACAATGTTCCCGCTTACGCCGGTCTGGCGGCTGTGGATTCCTACATCGGCGTTACCGAGCCTTCTGAAGACGATCCTTTGAACAAAGTCCATCCCGGACGTTTTGCTTACGGCGGCGGGCATGTCATTGAAGATCTCATTGCCGGGAAAACAGTGCGTCTCAAAGCCAAAGCTTACGGTACAGATTGTTATCCCCGCCGGGAAATTGAAAAAGATGTTTCTCTCAAGGATCTCAAGGACGTGACCATCCTCAATCCGCGCAATTGTTACCAGAACTACAATGCCGCGGTGAACATGACCAGCAGGACTGTCTACACCTACATGGGACCTCTCAAGCCCAATCAGCGCAATGTCAACTTTGCCACTGCCGGGCAGCTTTCCCCGCTTTTTAACGATCCTTATCTGCGTACCATCGGCATGGGCACACGAATTTTTCTTGCCGGGGCCAAAGGTTACGTCATCGGGGCCGGAACACAGCATGTTAAGAGTCCGCAGCGTAATGAACGCGGTATCCCGTTGACTCCCTCTGGAACACTCATGCTTAAGAGTGATAATGTAACTGAAATGGATTCACGCTATTTTCGCGGCCTCAGTTTCCCCGGATACGGCACTACCGCATCAGTTGGTGTAGGTATTCCCATTCCCATCCTGAACGAGGAAATGGCCTGGTTTACCGGCGTATCCGACGCTGATATCCAGATGCCGGTCAAGGATTACGGTTACGATTACCCCAACGGCGTAGGTAATATCCTCGCCCACGTGACTCTTGAAGAGCTCAAGTCCGGTTCCATCAACCTGAACGGCAAGGATATTCCCACCGTTCCGTTGACCAGTCATTCAATTTCCCTTGAAATTGCAGACAAGCTCAAGGATTGGATCCAGAAAGGCGATTTCTTGCTGACCCAGCCTGTAGAAGAAATCGAGTCTGAATAAATAATTTCAATAAATAATTGTGCTTAATCAATCCGGCAGAAAAATCTTTCTGCCGGATTTTTTTGAAAAGGAACATATGAACACCAAAAGTTTTAAAGCTGATATTTTATTGCTTATCACTGCAATTATCTGGGGTGCTGCTTTTGTGGCCCAGCGGGTGGGTATGGATTACATGGGACCGCTTACTTTTAATGCGGTCCGTTTTGCACTTGGTGCTGCGGCGTTGATTCCGCTGATTCAACGCATAGACCGCGAAAAGAAGAAAGACGGTACTTATCAGGAAGTGGATAAGAGAAGTTTTTTTAAGGGCAGTCTGATTGCGGGTGGGGCATTATTTTTAGGTGCAACTTTTCAGCAGTGGGGGCTTGTTTATACTACGGCCGGTAATGCAGGATTCATCACCGGATTGTATGTTGTTTTTGTTCCCATTATGGGATTATTTTTCAAGCAGAAAACTGGGTTGCCCACTTGGATAGGGGCGGTGCTGGCGGTAATCGGTATGTATTTGCTTTCTGTTAACGAAAGCTTTCATATTGAAATGGGAGATCTACTTGTCTTAGTTTGTGCGGTCTTTTTTGCCGGGCATGTTGTTGTGATTTCCCTGTTGGCAACCAAGGTGGATCCGGTAAAGTTTGCGGTCGGGCAGTTCGTAGCCTGTTCTGTTTTTAGTTTTATCGGTGCGTTCGCGTTTGAAACCATGACATTTGCAGGTATTTGGGCAGGAATTGTACCAATCCTTTACGGCGGCCTTATGTCTGTCGGGGTAGCCTATACTTTGCAGGTTGTGGGCCAGCAGGAAGCAAAGCCTGCGCACGCGGCAATTATTCTCAGTCTGGAATCAGTTTTCGCGGCTCTAGCCGGGTGGCTGATGCTTGGTGAGCTTTTGACAACGCAGGGCTTGATCGGTTGCGGGTTGATGCTTTGCGGGATGTTGCTATCGCAGATTAAGTCGTAGTAAAAAGGGGTGATGTTCATGAACATCACCCCTTTTTTTAATCCCATTTTTTCTTCATTAAAAACTTATACGACCGTACCCCGTGAACCATGTCGGCCAATATTCTGGGCATGGATTTGAACATCATCTTAAATGACATATGTTTTAAGAGCGGCTGGGAATAGAACAGAGTCCAGCGCAAACGGTTGGAGTAGCGCAGCTCTGGGAATACGTACTTTTCCAGACGTTCAAGGTAGAATTTTTCAGGGGCTTTGTTTTCAGT encodes the following:
- a CDS encoding homocysteine biosynthesis protein, producing the protein MATTFEVNKTISEINERIKKGKAVVVNAEEMVEIVRSKGKVEAAKEIDVVTTGTFSPMCSSGMFFNIGQVPPLMKTSQVWLNNVPAYAGLAAVDSYIGVTEPSEDDPLNKVHPGRFAYGGGHVIEDLIAGKTVRLKAKAYGTDCYPRREIEKDVSLKDLKDVTILNPRNCYQNYNAAVNMTSRTVYTYMGPLKPNQRNVNFATAGQLSPLFNDPYLRTIGMGTRIFLAGAKGYVIGAGTQHVKSPQRNERGIPLTPSGTLMLKSDNVTEMDSRYFRGLSFPGYGTTASVGVGIPIPILNEEMAWFTGVSDADIQMPVKDYGYDYPNGVGNILAHVTLEELKSGSINLNGKDIPTVPLTSHSISLEIADKLKDWIQKGDFLLTQPVEEIESE
- a CDS encoding DMT family transporter, producing MNTKSFKADILLLITAIIWGAAFVAQRVGMDYMGPLTFNAVRFALGAAALIPLIQRIDREKKKDGTYQEVDKRSFFKGSLIAGGALFLGATFQQWGLVYTTAGNAGFITGLYVVFVPIMGLFFKQKTGLPTWIGAVLAVIGMYLLSVNESFHIEMGDLLVLVCAVFFAGHVVVISLLATKVDPVKFAVGQFVACSVFSFIGAFAFETMTFAGIWAGIVPILYGGLMSVGVAYTLQVVGQQEAKPAHAAIILSLESVFAALAGWLMLGELLTTQGLIGCGLMLCGMLLSQIKS